From the genome of Etheostoma cragini isolate CJK2018 chromosome 23, CSU_Ecrag_1.0, whole genome shotgun sequence:
AAAAAGTACACTGAATTGATTTTTGAATACTTTCCAAAAATCACCTAGACTTTGTTCAATGCAAAGATTTTTGGTCCTTGAGGCCTCTCCAGCCTTATTCCACATCCATGGATCTTTTGATCTTCTTTCATTTCCCGGTGGCAGCCTGATGCACAGCAGAAACCTGATTTGTTCTACGGATGTGCGTAGATGGTTCAGTTAGGCAATGACCTTGACTGGTTGGGGTCAGGGTTCTCAATTGGTCAAGGCATGGAACCTGAACAAATTGGGTTTCCGGTAGAAATCGGGTAGGGACATCCCCATCTTCAACATTTATGAAGAAAAGCGTCCTTCAGCTCTTTCCTGTCCTAAATCAGCAACATGTCTTCTTCTCTGATGACGTGTAGGCATCTACTATGCCATTAACTGGCCGAGAGTTAGCCCGGAGAAGAACTCGGGGTGTGCTGTGGCTCTCTGAGTCTCCCTGGTGGACATTGAGGCCGTTACGAGACATCAGCTCTCTGGCCATCAAGGTGAAAGCTTCCTCCACATTCTGACTCTCCTAGACACAGAGAAggagacacagaggaggagacagaggactcaagatacatttttttagccACTCCTCTGTGTTTTACATAAGCGAGTATACTCATTACCTTTGCAGATGTTTCTAGAGCAGCTAGTACATCTCTCTCCTTTGCTAGATTGCAGGCTTCCTCAAATGGAACATGACGTTCCTGCTCCAGGTCACATTTGTTACCTACATGGAGACAATCACGGAGGtgagaaatgcaaacaatccCTGAAAATAGGAGTCTGTATTGCCAAAGTCCTGTAAATAATTTTATCAATGTACCTAATTTACATGCTAAGGTCAACGTTTCAACACATTTAAGTGTACACACAGTAGGCTACTGAAAGTACTACTGCTTACACAAGTTTTTAAGTGGAATGTAATAGAAATGAGCCAGTAAAGTTAAACTGGAATTTTCCACACTTGTTGACCTTAATTAGGAGAATTAATTGGTCTTTTTGTCCAAAGCTTTTGTCTTATACAAATCCCTTCAAATGTAGTCATACTGCATTCATGCATCccacatgtttacatgttaacattcacacacacctaTGAGAACCAGCACTACATTGGTTGCTCCATAGAGCTCCACCTCTTTGATCCAGTGAGCCACTGAGTCGAAGGTTGGGCGTCGCGTGATGTCATAGGCAATGATGGCGCCATGAGCGCTGCGGTAGTAACTCTGCGTGATCGTACGGAACCTCTCCTGACCTGCCGTGTCCCACACCTGCATCTGTAACCCACACAGACAAGAATAAGGAATCAGCTTTGACGGCCGGATGGCTTAAATACCAATGGctgaatgtactgtacataaataacaaaatgacaatgacaatagAATATGACGGTTCACctcatacacccacacacacttatgGGAAATAGGGTTTCCCCTGCAGAATATTCCCTGGGCATCTGACAGACCATGTTCATGGTAACAGCTGTCATGGCAACCAATCTGAACTCATCCAACAAGACCATTATTTGCTGTGTCAATTTTGAAGATTGTGAACCTTCTACTGTCCACTTTTATTCCTCTAGACAAGCTTAGAAACCAGATCATATCACAACTttttcatacagtacattgttttaattatatCATAACTTAAAACgtcaatgtatttattatagacctgtaaaaaaacatgacactgACTGTGTGCAACATGCGTTTAAAAACGACTAAATGACTCCCGCTTTATGTGGAAAATATAAAGAACGCATTAAGTATCTTGATTCATGTTGTGCGTTAATAACTAACGGCATCCAAagccaaacagaaaaaaatagctACAAGAACTTGCCAGAGAATTCAAGGATACAGAATGTGACATGAAAGCACAGCTATTACTTATCATGGCCATAGGGGTCCATGATACGGACTAACACTAAAGTGAATTGTTCTCAATATTTAGTGGTGCCATTACATTTGCCTCAGGCTTGAATAGTTAGTTGGgggttaaaagaaacacataaacAAGGAGTGTCATGGTGTCATTACTTGGACTCATTTAAACCCTGAACTCTTTATGATTCCCAAGCACTTTTACAACCTTGTGGTGACCTTATAAAGCATTGTGATTGTCTCATTCCTAAAAACAGAGTGTTTAAATGGGGAATTAAAAAGCAACTGTCTTGATATACCAAGTACaatgtgttaaatgtaatttctccCATTTATCACTGTCCACCTAAATCATTTAGTTCCTTTTCTATCTTAATGGTGGCACAGGGAAGTCattgcatgtttatttttgtctgcACAAAAGCTCAAGCAGAGCAACCTGAAGGACAGGTATTTCAAGTACGCTGCTGGTCTGACTGGTTCTGGCCTGAGTCTAACTGACACTGTAACCCAATGACACCTCTCACTATGTAGTGTAATTTATCCCTAGGCAAGTTCACAAAGTTGTACAAAGTCACTCCGACagttgtattttacaaattgtgCCGTACTTTGTTACCAGCATCCAGGATCCAGGCACTTAGCAGCCATTACTGTGCAATAGTCACAGGTTCTGCAGGGTTGACCTGGTtaaatttaacacattttgatCCCACATGGATAACCAATTAATAACTGTTTCAGAGTTGGGCCAAAGTATGGAAAAATTATTGAAAACAGTAGGGAAGATCTCGtctagcattagctagctatTACTTAGCTAAGCTGTTAGCATTGTTGCATGACTGTATCACATTATGTTTCACGCTTCCTAGAAGCAGACAACAATAATTCCTAATGATATAATTAAATTGGGAACTGTTTTATACCTAACATTACTGCCTTTGCCATTTAAGACATTTACAATACCTTATAAGGACTTTGAGGAAACTGAATTAAATGCTTTTAAGGCCTTTCAAGACCTGAATATAGGCTGGTCATTAGCTCTCACATCTAATAATCTTTCATACTTTGCCTTTTATCCACAGTCACATGCTGGTAGGCCCAATGTTGACAGTATGGCTTCACTGACTACAACATTTACATCAATTACCTTatttagaaaatgaatgaatccaTGGCTGGTTTCACAGAAAGGTCTACATATGGGAGATTTGAAGTTCTTTCTATTCTTATCACCAACttctcaacacacacattaccttAAAGACCTCACAATTAAGGCTGTATGTCCAtcaacacactcaaacacaccaCATGCAGCACCAACCTTAACTTTCTTCCCATCAATATCCACGGTCCGAACAGTGAAATCCACTCCTATGGTGTTTTGCTGTCTCTCTGAGAAAATCCCTGACTTGAAATTCTGAACAAGGCAGGTCTTTCCTACGTTAGAGTCTCCAATCAGGATGATCTTGAACAGAAAATCAAAAGAGTCATCATGCTCAGGTCCTGAAGTCTGCATGCTGGAGGTACAGTAGAGTCTTTTACTGTGGATGTGAATCTGTGGGAATGAAGGAGATGACCTCCCCT
Proteins encoded in this window:
- the LOC117938401 gene encoding ras-related protein Rab-19-like, whose translation is MQTSGPEHDDSFDFLFKIILIGDSNVGKTCLVQNFKSGIFSERQQNTIGVDFTVRTVDIDGKKVKMQVWDTAGQERFRTITQSYYRSAHGAIIAYDITRRPTFDSVAHWIKEVELYGATNVVLVLIGNKCDLEQERHVPFEEACNLAKERDVLAALETSAKESQNVEEAFTLMARELMSRNGLNVHQGDSESHSTPRVLLRANSRPVNGIVDAYTSSEKKTCC